In one window of Arachis ipaensis cultivar K30076 chromosome B06, Araip1.1, whole genome shotgun sequence DNA:
- the LOC107645926 gene encoding uncharacterized protein LOC107645926, whose product MEGIEHTRVEVNGINMHVAVKGQGPVVLFLHGFPELWYSWRHQILALSHKGYRCVAPDLRGFGDTDAPASVDSYNCVHVVSDLVALIQSLQVEKVFLVAHDWGAIIGWYLCLFRPELVKAYVCLSVPFFRRNPTVPTVDSMRALHGDDYYICRFQEEGKVEAEMAPLGAEYVIKNMLTNRRIGPPIFPKGEYGTAFNPDMTEDLPSWLTQQDLAYFVSKFEKTGFTGGLNYYRNFNKNWELTAPWSGAKIKVPVKFIAGELDSVYTSLGMKDYIESGGFKEDVPGLEEVIIQPGVAHFNNQETPHDITNHIYNFITKF is encoded by the exons ATGGAGGGAATAGAACACACAAGAGTGGAAGTGAATGGCATCAACATGCATGTTGCAGTAAAAGGGCAAGGCCCGGTGGTGCTCTTCCTCCACGGCTTCCCAGAGCTCTGGTACTCCTGGCGCCACCAGATTCTCGCTCTCAGCCACAAAGGGTACCGCTGCGTGGCCCCCGATCTCCGCGGCTTCGGAGACACCGATGCTCCTGCTTCCGTGGACAGTTATAATTGCGTCCACGTTGTGAGTGACCTTGTTGCACTTATTCAGTCTCTTCAAGTCGAGAAAGTGTTCTTAGTGGCTCATGATTGGGGTGCAATCATCGGTTGGTACCTCTGCTTGTTTCGTCCTGAACTAGTCAAAGCTTATGTATGCCTCAGTGTGCCTTTCTTCCGAAGAAACCCCACAGTTCCCACCGTTGACTCCATGCGTGCTCTCCATGGAGATGACTACTATATCTGCAGATTTCAG GAAGAAGGCAAAGTGGAAGCTGAGATGGCTCCTCTTGGGGCTGAGTATGTGATCAAGAACATGCTTACAAATCGCAGGATAGGTCCTCCAATATTTCCTAAGGGAGAGTATGGAACCGCTTTCAATCCTGATATGACAGAAGACTTGCCTTCCTGGCTCACTCAACAAGATCTTGCTTATTTTGTCTCCAAATTCGAAAAGACTGGTTTCACCGGAGGATTGAATTACTATAGGAATTTTAACAA GAACTGGGAGCTGACGGCACCATGGAGTGGAGCGAAGATCAAAGTGCCGGTGAAATTCATAGCAGGTGAGTTGGACTCGGTATACACATCGTTAGGGATGAAAGATTATATTGAGAGTGGAGGTTTCAAGGAAGATGTGCCAGGCTTGGAGGAAGTCATTATTCAACCGGGAGTAGCCCACTTCAACAATCAGGAGACGCCACATGATATCACTAATCACATTTACAACTTCATTACCAAGTTCTGA
- the LOC107645929 gene encoding uncharacterized protein LOC107645929 — protein METIQHRTVPVNGINMHVAEKGEGPVLLFLHGFPELWYTWRHQILALSSKGYRCVAPDLRGYGDTDVPESVSSYTCFHIVGDIVALIDSLGVDQVFLVAHDWGAMIGWFLCMFRPERIKAYVCLSVPLLRRHPTIKTVDGMRFLYGDDYYICRFQEPGEIEGQIAQVGTLNAMKNILTTRKTGPPILPKGQFGNGVNESTPETLPSWLTQDDLDYFVSKFEKTGFTGGLNYYRNLNLNWELTAPWSGAKIKVPVKFITGDMDMVYTSLGMKDYIESGLFKEEVPNLEEVIIQEGVAHFNNQEAAEDVTNHIYTFITKF, from the exons atggAAACCATACAGCACAGAACGGTGCCAGTGAATGGCATCAACATGCACGTTGCAGAGAAAGGAGAAGGCCCAGTGCTGCTCTTCCTCCACGGCTTCCCCGAGCTATGGTACACTTGGCGCCACCAGATTCTGGCTCTCTCCTCCAAGGGATACCGCTGCGTGGCGCCAGATCTCCGTGGCTACGGGGACACCGATGTTCCAGAGTCGGTGAGCAGCTACACTTGCTTCCACATAGTGGGAGACATTGTTGCCCTCATCGACTCACTTGGAGTGGATCAAGTGTTCCTGGTGGCTCATGATTGGGGCGCCATGATTGGTTGGTTCCTCTGCATGTTCCGCCCGGAGAGAATCAAAGCATATGTATGCCTCAGCGTGCCTCTCCTGCGAAGACACCCTACCATAAAAACCGTTGATGGGATGCGTTTCTTGTATGGTGATGACTACTACATTTGCAGGTTTCAGGAACCGGGAGAAATCGAAGGTCAGATAGCTCAAGTTGGAACACTCAATGCCATGAAGAATATCCTCACAACCCGCAAGACTGGGCCTCCCATCCTTCCCAAGGGACAGTTTGGAAATGGAGTCAATGAATCTACCCCTGAGACCTTGCCTTCTTGGCTCACTCAGGACGATCTCGATTATTTTGTCTCCAAATTCGAGAAAACTGGCTTCACCGGTGGCTTGAACTACTACAGAAATTTGAACtt GAACTGGGAGTTGACGGCACCATGGAGTGGAGCGAAGATCAAAGTGCCGGTGAAATTCATAACAGgtgatatggacatggtgtacaCGTCGCTAGGGATGAAAGATTATATCGAGAGTGGGCTTTTCAAGGAAGAGGTGCCGAATTTGGAGGAAGTCATTATTCAAGAAGGTGTAGCTCACTTCAACAATCAAGAGGCAGCAGAGGATGTCACTAATCACATTTACACCTTCATTACTAAGTTCTAA
- the LOC107645927 gene encoding uncharacterized protein LOC107645927, with protein sequence METIEHKTVEVNGIKMHVAEKGEGPVVLFLHGFPELWYTWRHQILSLSSKGYRCVAPDLRGYGDTDAPSSVSSYTCFHIVGDIVALMDSLGVDQVFLVAHDWGAIIGWYLSMFRPDRVKAYVCLSVPFLPRNPNVKPVDAMRALYGDDYYICRFQEPGKAEAEFGKAKPEHVIKKMFCNRATGPPILPKQGMPSNPPSTTEIPLPNWLTQEDLAYFASKFEKTGFTGPLNYYRNMNLNWELTAAWTGVQIKVPVKFITGELDMVYTSPSIKQYIESGAFKRDVPDLQDVVVQQGVAHFNNQEAAVDVTNHIYDFINKF encoded by the exons ATGGAAACCATAGAGCACAAAACAGTGGAAGTAAACGGCATCAAGATGCATGTTGCAGAGAAAGGAGAAGGCCCCGTGGTGCTCTTCCTCCACGGCTTCCCGGAGCTCTGGTACACGTGGCGCCACCAGATTCTGTCTCTATCCTCCAAGGGTTACCGCTGCGTGGCCCCGGATCTCCGCGGCTACGGAGACACCGATGCTCCTTCTTCAGTGAGCAGCTACACTTGCTTCCACATAGTGGGAGATATTGTTGCACTCATGGACTCGTTGGGCGTGGATCAAGTGTTCCTGGTGGCTCATGACTGGGGTGCCATAATCGGCTGGTACCTCTCAATGTTCCGCCCTGACAGAGTGAAAGCATACGTTTGTCTCAGTGTTCCTTTCTTGCCCAGAAACCCAAACGTGAAGCCCGTAGACGCCATGCGTGCCTTGTATGGAGATGACTACTACATCTGCAGATTCCAG GAGCCAGGGAAGGCCGAAGCGGAGTTTGGAAAAGCTAAGCCAGAACATGTGATCAAGAAGATGTTTTGCAATCGTGCAACTGGACCACCAATTCTGCCAAAACAAGGAATGCCTTCAAATCCCCCCAGTACTACTGAAATTCCTTTACCTAATTGGTTAACTCAAGAAGATTTggcttattttgcttctaagttTGAGAAAACTGGCTTCACTGGACCTCTTAACTACTATAGAAACATGAACTT GAATTGGGAGCTGACAGCGGCATGGACTGGGGTCCAAATCAAAGTGCCGGTGAAGTTCATCACAGGTGAATTGGATATGGTATACACTTCCCCTTCGATTAAACAGTACATAGAGAGCGGTGCTTTCAAGAGGGATGTGCCAGATTTACAAGATGTGGTTGTGCAACAAGGGGTAGCTCACTTCAACAACCAAGAAGCTGCTGTGGACGTAACCAATCACATTTATGACTTCATTAACAAGTTCTGA
- the LOC107645930 gene encoding 60S ribosomal protein L18, translating into MGIDIKAGGKSKKTKRTAPKSNDIYLKLLVKLYRFLVRRTGSNFNAVILKRLFMSKVNKPPLSLSRLIKFMKGKEGKIAVVVGTVTDDIRVYEVPALKVTALRFTETARARIEKAGGECLTFDQLALRAPLGQNTVLLRGPKNSREAVKHFGPAPGVPHSHTKPYVRSKGRKFERARGRRNSKGFRV; encoded by the exons ATG GGGATCGATATTAAGGCTGGCGGCAAGAGCAAAAAGACCAAAAGGACCGCACCCAAGTCCAATGATATCTACCTCAAGCTCCTCGTCAAG CTTTACCGCTTCCTAGTGAGGAGGACCGGCAGCAATTTCAATGCCGTGATACTGAAGCGCTTGTTCATGAGCAAGGTTAACAAGCCTCCGCTTTCTTTGTCACGCTTGATTAAGTTCATGAAGGGCAAG GAAGGTAAAATTGCCGTTGTAGTGGGAACTGTAACCGATGATATCAGAGTGTATGAAGTTCCTGCATTGAAGGTTACTGCACTCAGGTTTACAGAGACTGCACGTGCTAGAATAGAGAAGGCTGGTGGTGAATGCTTGACATTTGATCAGCTTGCACTTAGGGCTCCTCTCGGACAGAACACG GTCCTTCTTAGAGGCCCAAAGAACTCCAGGGAAGCTGTGAAACACTTTGGTCCTGCTCCTGGTGTTCCTCACAGCCATACCAAGCCTTATGTACGATCTAAGGGAAGGAAGTTTGAGAGGGCTAGAGGAAGGAGGAACAGCaaaggatttagggtttaa
- the LOC107646506 gene encoding bidirectional sugar transporter SWEET17-like, with the protein MDINMLEPSKFLHRTIPSNRINTYITFYLNFIVLFIHISSSFMTTLIFAVGIIGTVLSLLVFASPITTFREVVKKKSTENYKVAPYIATFLCTSLWSFYGGLKPGGFLVAAVNGAGALFHCVYILLFLLYSPQHTKVKTAQYVGVVDVGFLAAVISVTVLGLDGTIQLTVLGMLCSGLTAVMYASPLLAMKTVIKTKSVEYMPFLLSLFMFLNAGAWALYSLLVRDFYIGIPNLVGLLLGLAQITVYLMYKEKARATSGKRNMMNAMEIGAYGYECEEKPSKTNTNGYDGRAIKVTQKALKKTNSLPKPTLNREQTIERVLQKALSFGEYNNDYHHDDVYSIIHVRESLESF; encoded by the exons ATGGATATAAATATGCTGGAGCCTTCAAAGTTTTTGCACCGTACCATACCATCAAATAGGATTAACACATACATAACTTTTTATCTAAACTTTATTGTTTTATTCATACACATCTCTTCTTCCTTCATGACCACCTTAATCTTTGCTGTTGGAATTATTG GAACTGTGTTATCCCTTCTGGTTTTTGCCTCTCCTAT AACGACATTTCGTGAAGTGGTGAAGAAAAAATCTACAGAGAATTACAAGGTAGCTCCATATATAGCAACGTTCCTGTGTACAAGTTTATGGAGTTTCTATGGAGGTCTAAAGCCCGGTGGTTTTCTTGTGGCAGCGGTCAATGGTGCCGGTGCCCTCTTTCATTGCGTCTACATACTTCTCTTCCTCCTATATTCGCCCCAACATACCAAG GTAAAAACGGCGCAATATGTGGGTGTAGTGGACGTGGGTTTTCTGGCGGCAGTAATTTCAGTAACTGTTTTGGGTCTTGATGGAACCATCCAACTAACAGTTCTAGGAATGTTATGTTCTGGTTTAACTGCAGTCATGTATGCTTCCCCGCTATTAGCCATG AAAACGGTGATCAAGACAAAAAGCGTGGAGTACATGCCGTTTTTGCTCTCACTTTTCATGTTTCTAAATGCTGGCGCGTGGGCACTCTACTCTCTCCTTGTCAGAGATTTTTATATTGGA ATACCAAATCTTGTTGGGCTACTATTGGGCTTGGCCCAGATCACAGTTTACTTAATGTACAAAGAAAAAGCGAGAGCGACTTCAGGAAAGAGGAACATGATGAATGCGATGGAAATAGGAGCATATGGTTACGAGTGCGAAGAAAAACCAAGCAAGACAAATACGAACGGTTATGATGGTAGAGCTATAAAAGTGACACAGAAAGCTCTTAAAAAGACGAATAGTCTCCCAAAGCCAACACTGAACCGAGAACAAACCATTGAAAGGGTCCTCCAAAAGGCACTTTCTTTTGGGGAATATAATAATGATTATCATCATGATGATGTTTACTCCATTATtcatgttagagaatcattagaatcattttag